Genomic DNA from Pungitius pungitius chromosome 12, fPunPun2.1, whole genome shotgun sequence:
attcaaaatgaacaaagtcTGACTCACATGTACCGTTAACACAAGACGTGAATACAATTCTGCTTTGAGCGTAAATTAAACATCTTAAGATGGAAGCTGAAAGAATACTGAGAAATACATCAAGGGATGGATTAATTCCCTTCAAAAAATAAGAAGTATCATCATTGTGTTAAGTCTCTGGATATGATATATTGTCATTGTTGCTGAAAATATTGAACTTTGAACTCGAAATGTTTGTGATCTAAGACTAACTGTAAATGTTGGCGTGTTGGTTGTTGCATGGTTTTAGCAAgattctcttcctttttttacgACTTTATTGTAGAATTGAATGTGATTAAAAGAAAATTTTAAGGAGGTACTGACACAATATCCAGATGTCAATGGTTGCCACGTACTGCAGATACGGTATTTACAGGGACATTTTTAAAGGCACAAATAGCTGGAAACATTGGCCTGTGTTTCTCGCCCAGCCTGTAACGATCGAGTGCTGCACCGTCAAATATTGGTGTCAAATCTTGGTGTCAAATCTAGTATCCTGTATCTTTTAATAAAGGCAATATAAACAACTAATGAGAGGTCTCTTTTGAGGTAATTctcctgcacgcacacaaagcAACGGTAGAGCTCAATCACTGTCATGTTTGTACTTTGAATATCTAACCAGGAGACCTGGAGCTCGGTTCTCCAAGAACCGACGACCGCCACGGACTTGGAGGATTATATATCCCGTACCTGTCCGTCAATGGCCCAGTCACATCATCAGCCATTCAGATAACATAATAAACTAGAAAATTCCTCAAAAATGTTGACAGTGTGGCCGGTCATTATCCGAGGACGTTGCATCATATACGTATAACTGTATACGTTGCAATCCAATGTGATTTCTGGCCCTTTGAAACACTGATCAACCGACCACCACTCAAAAAGTTAAATCCAGTAGTTGTGAGTACTGATCGAAtctaaatcatttcaaaatatccaGGATGTGGAAGGATCTGCACCCACAGACACTATCAATGAGCAATTTAGCAAGTGATTAATATACATATGTGTACAATATGTGTACATATCGGGAAGCGTGTCCTATCATTCAGGGTGTCCATGATGCTACACAGAACCTGCTCAGTAGGTGGCGCTGTTCACGCTGGTGTTTGTTATCATTCCTAATAATCAagcgaagaagaaaaagaagaagaagaagtattttttttttatctgtttcgtTTGCATCGGGTTTTCTTCACAGGTGCAGTTGTACTTTCGCTATGTGGACAAACATTTACCACGTATTAGTGTGGCCTGGTTGCTAAAGGTACGTCGCTCACTGACTGTTAGCATACAGCGAATAAACCAACGTCTCTAAGCTGGCACAAGCTAACCCGGTGTTAGGCTAACACTGTTAGCAGCTGCTTCTGAACCAAAAAGATGAGATCTTCTACCAGCCAGCATCCCGTTACTCTTCACGGTTTGAaacgtgttgttgtgttgcattTACACTCGTTTGTGTTACGTGGTATCGGGAATCCATCTACTAACGTAAATTGAATTGTAAACAGAATTGCTTGAACATTACTGATCCCTCAAAATCAAGGCATCAGTAATAGTAATGCGATAACTTTTAATGGTTATAAAATGATATTCCTATTGTAAACAAAGGTTCTTTGCAATGAAACACAGAGTAAAAGTCAAGACAAAAACTTTGTCCCGCAGCGCCGGATGTGTTGGGCGAGTTAAACGCCGCACACGATGACCGCACCGCCCGCCAGCCTGGAGAGCCTGCGTGTGCTGCACCACAGCGATGACTACATCGTGGTGGACAAGCACTGGGACATCCGCATCGACAGCAAGATGTGGTACGAGCAGCACACCGTGCAGGCGCAGCTCGGGCACCGCTTCCCTCAGCTGGCGGACCCCAGCACCTACTACGGATTCAGGTGAGAACCCCGCCAACGCCGTCGGGGTCACGATGGAGGTCGGTGGTCTCATCGCgtttgtttctcttcctcctctaaaAGGTTCTGTCACCAGTTGGACTTCTCCACCAGCGGGGCTCTGTGCGTCGCCCTCAACAAGGCCGCCGCCGGCCGGGCCTACCGCTGCTTCAAGGACCGCTCCGTCACCAAAGCCTACCTCGCCCTGGTATGAAGAGCAGCTTCAACACTAACTCAACACGAGTTGTTGCCACGTCTCAGCCCCGTGACATGTGACACCTTTTGACGAGGGAGTTAAAAGTTGGGTAAACAAGCAGGTGATTCCCAGGTTCGTGGACGGGTGGAGGAAGAGACGCAAACCGTGGCCTTCCCCATCGGCAAGGACTCGTCAGAGGGAAAGACACACATGATGTGTACTGAGGGAACAGAcggtgtgtgggtttttttttaaacatgttatacattttttttaaattctggaTTGGAAACACCTTTTTGCTGAGCAAATCTTTGTCCACACAgttaacaaaaagtaaaaacattacCATGCAAATTAAAAACTTATAAATATTGATGGAAGTTGTTGAATGAGGATGAATGCTTTGCATGACTTAACTGTAGACTTTATTTTCTCGCTGACCTCGTCAGGTTGTGAGAACCCAAAGCCTTGCCAAACGGAGCTGACGGTGTTGGAGTACGGATTGTACGATGGAGACTCTGTCACCAaggtgctgctgcagccagTCACTGGTAACGTTTCTCATCCGCTTCTTTCCATACAAGAGAAATTGAATGAAATCTCTTCTTTTcaccttatttaaaaaacaaatattgacaGTTCTGGAgaaatgcattgtttttgttaatatttttgtggcacatatttatattttatattaaaatagtTAAAGATAAAGAATGGAGTACCCATGATATTTAGTTTCAAACTATTTGATCATTGGAGTAAAGAATTACGGTGTCTTATCCCCCTGCTCAGGCCGAACACACCAGTTGAGGGTTCACTGCAGCGCAATCGGCCACCCCATCGTGGGGGACTTCACCTACAGCTCGGGAGCGGATGCCGCCCCGTACCGCATGATGCTGCACGCGCACCTCCTGCACATTCCGCTGGACCCTGAACCCCTGTTGGTCTCCGCTGGAGACCCTTTCCTCCCGGCGGAGGATCCCAAGTGGCTTCCGCAGCGCTCATTACGGACACTGGCGGCTACCGTGGAGGCACTGCTGGAGCGCAGGCTGGAGGAGGGCAGgaagatcaaagaggagaggagagagagggcgaaaagggaggaggagcggagggTGAGGCGGCGGGAACAAACGATtaaggaggagagcgaggagcaGAGGGCGCAGTGTCAGGAGTGGCTGCGAGAATGGGCCGGGGATTGATTtattagtgtgttttttaatttatttgagcTTTTTTACCAATGATGGTCACGTTGAGCGTGCATGCTCCATGTCAATGATCGCCGCCGTTGCATTGAAGCGGTGAGCATGTGTGAGCATGTAAGCGGCTGCTTTCTGCTACGATTAACAACTGAAGTGTGTTGTCACATTCAGTGCATGGCTGTAACATACATGGAATTCCATATAAAAGCATTTTACATACTAACATGTATGTTTctggttttttttattgtcatttcatcattgttttactgtttcaaacagttttcaaaataataaaggaTCATGtcaaagcaacaacaaatgtCTACCAAAAAGATCTTGATTCAGCCCCGTCAGTCCACTGTTATGTTTTCGGTCTGTTGTACTGAACATCCTTTGGGCTGCAAAGGCAGCTGCTGTTGTACGATTTGTTGAGCTATTTGTTGTGCACACTTCCTGCTGCCTGTTCTGCATAAGCCAGCAACACAGAACAGCTCATGGTTAGTCCAGTGACTTTCTTTTCAACCTTTCAAGTTTACTTTTATGTCACAGTCAATCCTGCAAACAAAGTGTTTCTTTTTAATAACAATGAGAACATTTTTTGTAACGGtacataaagaaaataaactataCCGACTTAAATAATGGTTAAATATGACAAATGAAAGAACGATCTGTACATACCAAAAACATTCTAACCCCCTCCTCATGTGGATCCGGCAAATATTCCCTTCGAGGCAAAACATTCAGCCAATGAAATAGCTTTAAGGGGTAGAATGACGGGAACTACATTACCCATGATGCCCCTGTGTCAACGGGTCAGCCGCCAGGAAGCGACACATTGAAAACAGCGACTCTTCAACTGCTGTTTTGTTTCAGTAACTGGAGTTTTACAAAGTCGTTCATTTCAGGCTGGAGGGATAAAATAATTATCTTCAGTAAAAATGAGCTTCGCGGTCTCATCGTATGAGGGGTTGGTTCATGCCGTATCAGGAGCGATGGTAAGTTAGCTTCGATTTCACTATTGATTTAACGCtaggtgatcgatggtgtcagtAGCTGTGACTGATTAGCTCCTACGCATTCAGTCTTCAACATACATGCAACATCCCGGTGTTTTAGACCCGATAGCACAGCATACCGCGGTGAATTTGTGAAGATTTGTAATTTTACGCCAACGTTTTAATTCGTTATTGTCATATTTTGCATTAACGGTATGATCCCGTAAGAACTGACTTCACAATAAGAGCCATGTTCCAGTTTAGATAAATATAACCCAATGATTGAATGACGAATTATGGATAATAATTATTTCCGTATGGAACCTGTTTCTCAAGGAAATGTAGTTCCAATACGTttctcaaatgtatttaaaaaagaatacgTGATTGAATGAAggactttcattttgaaatcatACGTTGGAACTTCCTTTCTCTGTGTGACACCTTGAGGTAGAAGCCAGTTGAAATTATTTTATAACTATGTAAAATAATTTCCattaaaatctaaaatgtattctttattcatatatttgagTAAGTTTGAACACGATTGGAATATCACGTTTTCTTGCGGTAGTTATTATTAAGTTATTAATATAACTGATACGATTCTTTGTCTATCATTCGTGTAGTTACATTTATTACTAATTTGTTTATGATATACCAagttatttattgtgttattaaatgaatgtgaaatgtctCATCAGGTTTAGAAGTCAGTTCTTACCGTTATGCCTCCTACGTCTGAatagaattgaattgaattcagtTTCGATTTATTCCATATTGAACGAAAAAGGCGCGACATCTCTTCCCTGAAAACTGACTGTAGCCTGTTTTAGGGAAGCGTGACTGCGATGACAGTGTTCTTCCCTCTTGACACCGCCAGACTGAGGCTTCAAGGTACACAGTCTTATTTACATAATCATATTGATCAATGTAATGTTATCACTAAAAACaactggttttcttttgttttcagtggatgaaaacaggagaGCCAAATCAACGCC
This window encodes:
- the rpusd1 gene encoding RNA pseudouridylate synthase domain-containing protein 1 is translated as MTAPPASLESLRVLHHSDDYIVVDKHWDIRIDSKMWYEQHTVQAQLGHRFPQLADPSTYYGFRFCHQLDFSTSGALCVALNKAAAGRAYRCFKDRSVTKAYLALVRGRVEEETQTVAFPIGKDSSEGKTHMMCTEGTDGCENPKPCQTELTVLEYGLYDGDSVTKVLLQPVTGRTHQLRVHCSAIGHPIVGDFTYSSGADAAPYRMMLHAHLLHIPLDPEPLLVSAGDPFLPAEDPKWLPQRSLRTLAATVEALLERRLEEGRKIKEERRERAKREEERRVRRREQTIKEESEEQRAQCQEWLREWAGD